TACCTGAATATAATACAGACGAAGACCGCCAGCAGAGTCAGCAACAGTTAGAAAAGATGGGCTTTACAAACTTTGATAAGTTTAATTATATTGTGCGGTAGTAGTATTCATCTTATACAATATACATAGCTCATCTTTGTATTTTTACTTGAAAAGCATTATCTTTGCAATTAATAAAAGAAAGAGAGTATGAAGAAACCACTTGTCATTTTATCAATTATATTTCTGTTGTTGCCAATTACAGTAACAGCACAGAGCTTTGACGCTTTATGGCAACAAGTAAATCAAGCTGAGCAAAAGGACTTACCAAAGACACAAATCAGCTTGTTAAAGAAGATTGAACAGAAAGCACAGAACGAGAAAGCCTATGGGCAAATCTTGGCTGCAAGTCTGTTAGCATCAAGGTTACAGACAGAGATTACACCCGACTCTGCTGAGGTAGAGTTAAAGCGGTTGAAGGCAAAGGCAAAAATGGTAGAAGGGAAGGATGAAGTCTTGTCGGCTGTCTACAACTGTATCTTGGGTGTGATAGGACGGAATGAAGAAAGTGGAAATGCTGACGACTACTTTAAGAAGGCTCTGGCAAACCCTTCTCTGTTAGCAAGTCAGAAAGCAGCCGACTTTAAGCCTTTGATAAAGATAGGTAAAAACGATGATATCTTCAAGGGTGACCTGTTGCATGTTATTGGTATGCAAGTGGGTAACTACGACAAACTGCATAGCTATTATAAAAGCGTTGGAAACCGTGAGGCAGCTTGCTACACGGCATTGATGGGAATAAAGGAGGAGAAAGAGAGTATTCCAAAGCTCGACTCACTCATGCAAGTGTATAGCGACTTACCGATATGTGGGGAAGTTGCGTTGAAGCGTTATGCTTGTATGGGAGAAGATACTCCGGTTGAGGAGAAGATAGCATATATTGATAACGCACTTGTCCGTTGGGCATCATGGAATAGAATTGTATCATTACGTAATGCTCGTGCAGAACTGACAAGACCGATGTTTGAAGTGAGTTTCGATAAGCGTAATGTTAGTTCGACGGAGAAGAATAACTGGGTTAAGCTGAATACGCGCAATGTGTCAGATGTAGTCATAACGGTTACGCGTACGAAACTATTAGGAAATCATTCTATCAGTTTTGTAGATAAAGACGACATGGCTAAGTTGAAGGCAAGTCTGTTGCCTGCAACAACGCAGACGATAACCCGTACTTTCACTGGTCATAAGGATTATGAAGCGGTGAAAGACTCTTTCTTAATGCCTACATTACCTTTGGGTGTTTACCTTATTAAAGTAGAGACGCCTAAAAAGAATTTTACACCAGAATATGCTTTCTACTATGTTAGTGACCTCTATGTCATGAGCGAACTACAGCCAAAGAAGAAAGCACGGTATGTTGTTGTCAATGTTGTGGATGGGCAACCAGTAGCAAATGCAACGGTTCAGGCTACCTATCCAAATTATAATGATAAACCTTCTATCGTCAAGAAACTGGTTACGAACAAGAATGGAGAGGTTGTTTTTGATTCGGAAAGAACTACCCCTGACATCTATGTCTTTACGAATAAGGATAAAGCCTTTGAAGAAACTCAACTGGAGGGGTCGTATGACTACGATAAGGAGAACTATAACAAGATGGTAACTCAGGTCTTCACGGATAGAGGTATCTATCGTCCTGGGCAGACGGTGCACGCATCTGTCATCGCTTATCAGAACACAAAGCAAGACTATAAGACTAAGGCTGCAGGCGGACAAACCTTCGATATGGTTTTGAAAGATGCCAATTATAAGGAGATAGGACGTAAGTCAGTAACCACAGACCGTTTCGGTACTGCTGCAGCAGACTTTAATCTTCCAACAAGTGGACTGACAGGTAGTTTCTCTATTTATGCTGATTTTGGAACAAAAGGATCTAAGCGTTTCCAAGTAGATGAGTATAAGCGTCCAACGTTTGATGTAAACTTTGACGAGTATAAGGAGAAGTATGCTGTCGGTGATTCTATCAAGTTGATTGGTTGTGCCAAGAGTTTTGCTGGTGTACCCGTACAAGGTGCAAAGGTGCATTATGTCGTTACACGTAATATAAGCTATTGGAGTCGCTTCTATGAAGATAGTGAGGAAGTGAACGAGCAAGATGTTGTCACAGACGACAAGGGAGAGTTTGTTGTTACCGTACCTTTTGTCTTATCTGACAAAGCCAAGAAAGAACTGAAGTCTGGTAAGGGTTATCGTTCACTTTTCTATAACTTCAGCGTTGAGGCTTCGGTGACCGATGCTGCAGGTGAGACACATGACGGTTTTGCATCCTTACCATTAGGAACAAAGGAGGCAAGTCTTTCTTGCAATATTCCTGACAGGAATCTGCGTGACAGTCTTAAAACGATTAAGTTTAATTATCTGAATGCTGCAGGATCTCCTGTTGATGGAACAGTGAAGTATGTAATTGTGCCACAGCAGAAGGATAAGAATAATTATGTTTATAGCGATTATAAGACAGCGAAGGCAAATGAGAATGTTGCTATAAAGGGTTTGTCTTCTGGTGCTTATCGCCTACATGCTATTTGTGGAACAGATACGATAGATGAGGATTTTGTTGTCTTCTCTTTTGATGATAAGCGTCCTGTTATTGCGACACATGACTGGTTCTATCTGAGTGGAATCCAATTCCCTCGCGATGGTGGTCCTATCTATATGCAGGTGGGTTCAAGTGATGAGAATCAATATGTTGTTTATTCTATCTTCTCAGATAATAAAGTGATTGAAACAGGTTCTTTCAATCAAAGCAATAGTATACAGACACGCAAGTTTGTATATAAGGAAGAGTATGGTGATGAGATACTTCTTAATTATGCTTGGGTAAAGAATGGCGTTCTGTATGCTCATTCAGAGAGGATTATGCGTCCGTTACCAGATAAGAGCTTAATTGTGAAATGGAAGACCTTCCGTAATAAACTTATCCCTGGTCAGCAGGAGGAATGGACAGTAACGATTAATCGTCCTGATGGCAAGGCTGCCAATGCTCAACTGATGGCAACACTTTATGACAAGAGTCTTGATCAGTTCTTGTCTAATTCATGGAACTTAGGCAACTTCTTCTCGCTTAATTATACATCTGTTAATTGGGAGAGTCCTGACTATTCTGGTTTGGGTCTTTCATGGGAAGCTAATATCAAACCTTTTGATGTAGACTGGTTGTCGTTCTCGAGATTTGATAGTCGCTTCTTAGAAGATTATGATACGCCAGATGCTTATATTTATTCAGTAACATCAGATCGAATGGTAAGCATGACGCGTGCCGTTAAGTCAATGGCTTTGGCAAAGGAGTCTTCTATGAATGAGGTCGTTAAGGTTGGCTTCGGATCTACAAAGGAAACGAAAGAGGAATTTACTGCTCCTGTTGTCAAGAAAGATGAGGAGATCAAACAAGAGAAGGACGAACCGAAGAATGTAAAGCCTTCTATGCGTGAGAATCTTAATGAGACAGCCTTCTTCTATCCTCAGTTGCAGACAGATGGGAAGGGTAATGTAAGTATTAAGTTTACGCTTCCAGAGAGTCTTACTACTTGGCGTTTCATGGGATTGGCACATGATGAGGATATGAACAATGGCTTCCTTTCTGATGATATCGTTGCTCAGAAGACCTTGATGGTGCAGCCTAATATGCCTCGCTTTGTACGTATGGGTGACGAAGCAATGGTTTCTGCTCGCTTGTTTAATCAGTCTGAGAAGGATATCAAGGCAAAAGCAAAGGTTGAAATCCTTGACCCTGCAACAGAGAAGGTGCTCTTTACGGATAGTAAAGCTGTTGTTTTGAAGGCGCAGGGGAGTGGTTCTGCAACTTATAGCTTAGCTTCTTTATTAGCACAGAAT
The nucleotide sequence above comes from Prevotella melaninogenica ATCC 25845. Encoded proteins:
- a CDS encoding alpha-2-macroglobulin family protein gives rise to the protein MKKPLVILSIIFLLLPITVTAQSFDALWQQVNQAEQKDLPKTQISLLKKIEQKAQNEKAYGQILAASLLASRLQTEITPDSAEVELKRLKAKAKMVEGKDEVLSAVYNCILGVIGRNEESGNADDYFKKALANPSLLASQKAADFKPLIKIGKNDDIFKGDLLHVIGMQVGNYDKLHSYYKSVGNREAACYTALMGIKEEKESIPKLDSLMQVYSDLPICGEVALKRYACMGEDTPVEEKIAYIDNALVRWASWNRIVSLRNARAELTRPMFEVSFDKRNVSSTEKNNWVKLNTRNVSDVVITVTRTKLLGNHSISFVDKDDMAKLKASLLPATTQTITRTFTGHKDYEAVKDSFLMPTLPLGVYLIKVETPKKNFTPEYAFYYVSDLYVMSELQPKKKARYVVVNVVDGQPVANATVQATYPNYNDKPSIVKKLVTNKNGEVVFDSERTTPDIYVFTNKDKAFEETQLEGSYDYDKENYNKMVTQVFTDRGIYRPGQTVHASVIAYQNTKQDYKTKAAGGQTFDMVLKDANYKEIGRKSVTTDRFGTAAADFNLPTSGLTGSFSIYADFGTKGSKRFQVDEYKRPTFDVNFDEYKEKYAVGDSIKLIGCAKSFAGVPVQGAKVHYVVTRNISYWSRFYEDSEEVNEQDVVTDDKGEFVVTVPFVLSDKAKKELKSGKGYRSLFYNFSVEASVTDAAGETHDGFASLPLGTKEASLSCNIPDRNLRDSLKTIKFNYLNAAGSPVDGTVKYVIVPQQKDKNNYVYSDYKTAKANENVAIKGLSSGAYRLHAICGTDTIDEDFVVFSFDDKRPVIATHDWFYLSGIQFPRDGGPIYMQVGSSDENQYVVYSIFSDNKVIETGSFNQSNSIQTRKFVYKEEYGDEILLNYAWVKNGVLYAHSERIMRPLPDKSLIVKWKTFRNKLIPGQQEEWTVTINRPDGKAANAQLMATLYDKSLDQFLSNSWNLGNFFSLNYTSVNWESPDYSGLGLSWEANIKPFDVDWLSFSRFDSRFLEDYDTPDAYIYSVTSDRMVSMTRAVKSMALAKESSMNEVVKVGFGSTKETKEEFTAPVVKKDEEIKQEKDEPKNVKPSMRENLNETAFFYPQLQTDGKGNVSIKFTLPESLTTWRFMGLAHDEDMNNGFLSDDIVAQKTLMVQPNMPRFVRMGDEAMVSARLFNQSEKDIKAKAKVEILDPATEKVLFTDSKAVVLKAQGSGSATYSLASLLAQNANKLTADQSLLVVRFTVEGDGFSDGEQHYLSVLQNKEYVTNTYPFTQNDAGVKTINVGKLFPKKSTDQKLTVEYTNNPNWLMIQALPYVSDANEKNAISLVSSYYANRLGKQIMSTSPSIKQTIEQWKKETGKETSMMSALEKNQELKSLTLDETPWVMDAKNESEQKQQLVRFFDENQLQNKLTSTFSSLKKLQNSDGSFSWWPGMKGSLYMTVAVTKTLARLQNLTSPSPEVTNMINASFRFMDKKVAKCVAEMKRDEKRYNTILFPSDDLCDYLYTNALFYHDRATNDIKYLIDRLTKKPTDLTIYGKANTAVILQQYGKVEKAREYLQSIKEYTVYTEEKGRYFDSKNAYYSWRDYKIPTEVAAIEAIKTITPTDGKTLVEMQRWLLQEKRTQAWDTPLNSVNAIWAFMNNGNWLMQNGEHATLMLDNKPLQTTQPTAGLGYVKATQPVDFQSSESHDLVISKTSAGTSWGAVYAQFFQTSTDISDTSSGLKIKREVLVDSVLLKRGKSLKVGDKVRIRLTIIADRDYDFVQVVDKRAACLEPVSQLSGYHWGYYIAPKDYTTNYYFDQMAKGKHVVETEYYIDRAGVYQTGTCTAQCAYAPEYSGRTGAEVIRVNE